Proteins encoded in a region of the Pelecanus crispus isolate bPelCri1 unplaced genomic scaffold, bPelCri1.pri SCAFFOLD_68, whole genome shotgun sequence genome:
- the LOC104032800 gene encoding DNA topoisomerase 2-alpha-like, translating to MQLEHILLHPDTYIGSVELVPQVQGGPGQGRVVGLSRLNSWVQQVWVFDEDVGLNCRAVTFVPGLYKIFDEILGKGSYLLINAADNKQRDKSMSCIKVTIDVENNTISVWNDGKGIPVVEHKVEKVCVPALIFGQLLTSSNYDDNEKKVTGREDSQISKLCNIFSTKFTVETACREYKKLFKQMWTDNVGKAGEMQLKYFDGEDDPCVPFQPDLSKLRMTILDKAIVALMSRRAYDIAGCTKDVQVFLNGQRLPVKGFCSYVDLCLKDKVDETGNALQVLHAEVNSRWQVCLTLSEKGFQQVSFVNSITTTKGGRHVDYVADQIVTKLIDAVKRKNKNGVGVKPFQKPHIVQFKPANNLCVWLMCFVISTLHITLWRVVIGATRLTQLGPEAQGRHIKQLLVDEHYTGGSADVLQEAKVHLMDVRLCKSSRWSRGAIHAHRLCAGCAQGGIDPCQ from the exons ATgcagctggagcacatcctGCTCCATCCCGACACCTACATCGGCTCCGTGGAGCTGGTGCCCCAGGTGCAGGGGGGCCCAGGGCAAGGGAGGGTTGTGGGGCTAAGCCGCCTGAACTCCTGGGTGCAG CAGGTGTGGGTTTTTGATGAGGACGTGGGCCtgaactgcagagctgtgaccTTTGTGCCTGGCTTATACAAAATCTTTGATGAGATTCTAGGGAAGGGGAGCTACTTGTTGA TCAATGCTGCAGACAACAAGCAGAGGGATAAAAGCATGTCATGCATTAAAGTTACAATTGATGT ggAGAATAACACAATCAGTGTATGGAACGATGGGAAAGGTATTCCAGTTGTTGAACACAAAGTGGAGAAAGTCTGTGTGCCCGCTCTGATCTTTGGACAGCTGCTAACATCCAGCAACTACGAtgacaatgaaaagaaagtcaCAGGTAGGGAAGACTCTCAAATAT CCAAACTGTGCAACATATTTAGCACAAAATTTACTGTGGAAACTGCATGTCGCGAATACAAAAAGTTATTCAAGCAG ATGTGGACAGACAACGTGGGCAAGGCTggtgaaatgcagctgaagtattttgatGGAGAAGATGACCCGTGTGTCCCTTTCCAACCTGATCTGTCAAAACTCAGAATGACCATTCTTGATAAAGCCATTGTAGCACTAATGTCTCGAAGAGCATATGATATTGCTGGATGCACAAAGGATGTCCAAGTTTTCCTAAATGGACAGAGGCTGCCT GTGAAAGGATTCTGCAGTTATGTGGACCTCTGTCTGAAGGACAAAGTAGATGAAACTGGGAATGCGCTTCAGGTTCTTCATGCGGAAGTCAATTCTCGGTGGCAAGTGTGTTTGACTTTAAGTGAAAAAGGCTTCCAGCAAGTTAGCTTTGTCAACAGCATTACCACTACAAAG GGTGGCAGGCACGTTGATTATGTAGCTGACCAGATTGTGACCAAACTCATTGAtgctgtgaaaaggaagaacaaaaacgGAGTTGGAGTGAAGCCTTTTCAG AAGCCTCATATTGTCCAGTTTAAGCCAGCTAACAATCTTTGTGTTTGGCTGATGTGTTTTGTAATCAGCACACT GCACATCACCCTGTGGCGCGTGGTGATCGGGGCCACCCGGTTGACTCAGCTGGGCCCTGAGGCCCAAGGGCGCCATATTAAGCAGCTCCTGGTTGACGAACACTATA CTGGAGGATCAGCTGATGTGCTGCAGGAGGCCAAGGTCCACCTCATGGATGTCAGGCTCTGCAAGAGCAGCCGGTGGTCCAGAGGGGCCATCCACGCTCACAGGCTGTGTGCCGGCTGTGCGCAGGGTGGCATCGACCCCTGCCAG